In one Bacteroides intestinalis DSM 17393 genomic region, the following are encoded:
- a CDS encoding family 43 glycosylhydrolase — translation MAKKPVKSYQNPVINYSLPDPSIIKGEDGYYYLYATEDIRNLPIHRSKDLVEWEYVGTAFTKSTRPDFEPKGGLWAPDINKIGDKYVLYYSMSVWGGEWTCGIGCATADKPEGPFKDHGKMFRSNEINVQNSIDPFYIEDGGKKYLFWGSFRGIYGIELSDDGLSIKKGAKLRQVAGTAYEGTYIHKKDGYYYFFASIGTCCEGLKSTYTTVVGRSKKLFGPYVDKSGKKMLDNHHEVLIHKNDAFVGTGHNSEIVTDKAGNDWMFYHAVSTKNPEGRMLLMDKVNWKDGWPSVTGNSPSIEAERPEM, via the coding sequence ATGGCGAAAAAGCCCGTCAAGAGCTATCAGAATCCGGTTATAAACTATAGTTTGCCTGATCCTTCTATTATCAAAGGAGAGGATGGTTACTATTACCTGTATGCCACCGAAGATATTCGAAACTTGCCTATTCATCGTTCGAAAGACTTAGTGGAGTGGGAATATGTGGGTACTGCTTTTACTAAAAGCACTCGTCCGGACTTTGAACCCAAAGGAGGATTATGGGCTCCTGATATCAATAAAATAGGAGATAAATATGTACTTTATTATTCCATGTCCGTTTGGGGAGGCGAGTGGACCTGTGGCATCGGATGTGCTACTGCCGATAAGCCTGAAGGTCCTTTTAAGGATCATGGGAAAATGTTCCGTAGCAATGAAATCAATGTACAGAATTCCATAGATCCTTTCTATATAGAGGATGGAGGAAAGAAATATCTCTTCTGGGGTAGTTTCCGTGGAATTTATGGTATTGAATTGTCGGATGATGGACTTTCTATAAAGAAAGGTGCTAAACTCCGTCAGGTAGCGGGGACAGCCTATGAAGGAACATATATTCATAAAAAAGATGGCTATTATTATTTCTTTGCATCCATAGGTACTTGTTGCGAAGGATTGAAGAGCACTTATACTACAGTTGTAGGCCGTTCGAAGAAGCTTTTTGGACCTTATGTTGATAAGAGTGGTAAGAAGATGCTGGATAACCACCATGAAGTACTGATTCATAAGAATGATGCTTTTGTAGGTACCGGGCATAATTCAGAGATTGTAACGGATAAAGCAGGTAATGACTGGATGTTCTATCATGCGGTGAGTACTAAAAATCCCGAAGGACGTATGTTGCTGATGGATAAGGTGAATTGGAAAGACGGATGGCCATCAGTGACCGGCAATTCTCCGTCGATAGAAGCTGAAAGACCTGAAATGTAG
- a CDS encoding family 43 glycosylhydrolase, whose product MRSKYILFALALTGALASCSDDDNNKKPVYNNPYSNPLTNYSAADPTVWKENDHSFYVYATNTSVIRKSTDLIHWTDGGKMFEKKPSFVTESGAAVWAPDIEKIGDKYILYYAMSAMGKPASAGIGIASADSPEGPFSLDISVDGKGKLFTSNEINVRNSIDPCFFEDNGQKWLVWGSFNGLYAVKLNADGTRVYPDLATAKKERVQVAGTAFEAPYIHKRGDYYYMFASVGSCCNSMLSTYTTVVGRSTSFLGPYVNKNGESMLDNKYEVLIRANDRFVGPGHNSEIVTDSEGNEWMLYHSYDRHTPSKGRYLMIDRIVWENDWPVIAGNSPSTEAEAPVCK is encoded by the coding sequence ATGAGAAGTAAATATATATTGTTTGCCTTGGCTCTGACAGGAGCCTTGGCATCCTGTTCGGATGATGATAATAATAAAAAGCCGGTTTATAACAACCCTTATTCAAACCCGCTGACTAACTACAGTGCGGCTGATCCGACAGTTTGGAAAGAAAACGATCATTCGTTCTATGTATATGCTACCAACACATCTGTAATCCGCAAATCAACAGATTTGATCCATTGGACAGATGGTGGTAAAATGTTTGAGAAGAAACCTTCGTTTGTTACTGAATCTGGTGCGGCAGTATGGGCTCCGGACATTGAGAAGATTGGTGATAAATACATTCTGTATTATGCTATGTCTGCTATGGGTAAACCTGCATCTGCTGGCATTGGAATTGCTTCTGCAGATTCTCCCGAAGGTCCCTTCTCATTGGATATATCTGTTGATGGAAAGGGTAAGTTATTTACTTCAAATGAGATTAATGTAAGAAACTCTATCGATCCTTGCTTTTTTGAGGACAATGGACAAAAATGGCTGGTTTGGGGCAGTTTTAATGGTCTTTATGCAGTAAAATTGAATGCTGACGGAACAAGAGTATATCCCGACCTTGCAACTGCAAAGAAAGAAAGAGTACAGGTTGCGGGTACTGCTTTTGAAGCACCTTACATACATAAGCGTGGTGATTATTACTATATGTTTGCATCTGTAGGTTCGTGCTGTAACTCTATGTTGAGTACGTATACTACTGTTGTCGGACGTTCTACTTCCTTCTTAGGCCCGTACGTGAATAAGAATGGAGAATCAATGCTTGATAATAAATATGAGGTTCTTATCAGAGCTAATGATCGCTTTGTAGGTCCTGGCCATAATTCGGAGATTGTGACGGATAGCGAAGGTAATGAGTGGATGTTGTATCACAGTTATGACAGACACACTCCAAGCAAAGGACGTTATCTGATGATCGACCGGATTGTTTGGGAGAATGATTGGCCGGTAATTGCTGGTAATAGTCCATCTACCGAAGCAGAAGCACCGGTTTGTAAATAG
- the ybeY gene encoding rRNA maturation RNase YbeY, whose product MVSYQTDGVEMPAIKKSKTTEWIKAVAATYEKRVGEIAYIFCSDEKILEVNRHYLQHDYYTDIITFDYCEGNRLSGDLFISLDTVRTNAEQFGSDYETELHRVIIHGILHLCGINDKGPGEREIMEEAENRALAMR is encoded by the coding sequence ATGGTTTCTTATCAGACAGACGGTGTAGAAATGCCCGCCATCAAAAAAAGCAAGACAACGGAATGGATTAAGGCCGTTGCCGCAACTTATGAAAAAAGAGTCGGTGAAATCGCCTATATTTTCTGTTCCGATGAAAAGATACTTGAGGTAAACCGTCATTATCTGCAACATGACTATTACACCGATATTATCACTTTCGACTATTGTGAAGGCAATCGCCTTAGTGGAGATTTATTTATTAGCCTTGATACGGTACGCACAAATGCGGAGCAGTTCGGCAGCGATTACGAAACAGAACTGCACCGCGTTATTATTCATGGCATATTGCACCTATGCGGGATTAACGATAAAGGTCCTGGAGAACGTGAAATAATGGAAGAAGCAGAAAACAGGGCTCTGGCTATGCGATAA
- a CDS encoding RagB/SusD family nutrient uptake outer membrane protein, protein MKTKKYILKGLATCLIAAGLSACVDLEPKAMSFLTPENTFVDKAGLETMLRLCRKQMNFEWFGDAFNSGNCETYSVYEYAWSDLAVMGGPETKEIHNMVTQLTPTTNMYLHLRYWVFGWNGIKYANTVITRAPEADGMASEEDRNACLAEGYFHRAYWYYLLTNQFGDIPWIGEEITGAKLDFNTVSRKTILANIKKDMEYAIQWLPKDVIRGAVSRAAGEHLLAKICLATGDFQQAVDATTRCINDYGLHLMTERFGINADDKSKDVYNDLFQEENISIVENKEGIMIGQEIYGLDGCSSPSGSKRKRNFVPQWHAGSKVKTPDGKNGTTDASGIYDGYEQLEELGRGLAKIRPTNYAQYELWKDCGDDMRHNSNNWFDKSRIKYNLPASKGGSSKYFGQPVDPAYCTDTMRCYFSFPIVKVLIDKDDPNAGGKVPVGGFTDQYIFRLAETYLNRAEAYWWLGKNDLATEDVNTIRRRVNAPELSSVTLEDILDERARELFLEDHRKSELTRIAFLKAEKGIDGYSLDNFSEKNWYYDRIMEKNNFFATEYYYSTNAFIMKPYHVLWPVPRNAIESNTQGRINQNYGYDGYEDNIPVEELEKRYNN, encoded by the coding sequence ATGAAAACAAAGAAATATATACTAAAAGGTCTGGCAACCTGCCTGATAGCTGCCGGTCTTTCTGCTTGTGTTGATCTTGAACCGAAAGCGATGTCCTTTCTGACGCCGGAGAACACTTTTGTGGATAAAGCTGGTTTAGAAACCATGCTTCGCCTTTGTCGTAAACAAATGAACTTTGAATGGTTCGGAGATGCTTTCAATTCTGGAAACTGTGAAACCTATTCTGTGTATGAATATGCTTGGTCTGACCTGGCTGTAATGGGTGGCCCTGAGACGAAGGAAATCCATAATATGGTGACTCAGCTGACTCCTACTACCAATATGTATCTGCACTTGCGTTATTGGGTTTTCGGCTGGAATGGTATCAAGTATGCTAATACAGTCATTACCCGTGCCCCGGAAGCTGATGGTATGGCTTCGGAAGAAGACAGAAATGCTTGTCTTGCCGAAGGGTATTTTCACCGTGCTTACTGGTATTATCTGCTGACTAACCAATTTGGAGATATACCTTGGATCGGAGAAGAAATTACCGGTGCAAAGCTGGACTTTAATACTGTTTCCCGTAAAACGATCTTGGCTAATATCAAGAAAGATATGGAATATGCCATACAATGGTTACCTAAAGATGTGATCCGCGGTGCTGTGAGTAGAGCAGCAGGTGAACATCTACTGGCTAAGATATGTCTGGCTACGGGTGACTTCCAACAGGCAGTAGACGCAACAACCCGTTGTATTAACGATTATGGATTGCACTTGATGACCGAACGTTTCGGTATTAATGCGGATGATAAGAGCAAAGATGTTTATAATGACTTGTTCCAGGAAGAAAATATCAGTATTGTTGAGAACAAGGAAGGTATCATGATCGGTCAGGAAATTTATGGTTTGGATGGATGTTCTTCTCCAAGTGGCTCAAAGCGTAAACGTAATTTCGTGCCGCAGTGGCATGCCGGAAGCAAAGTGAAGACACCGGACGGAAAGAATGGGACAACGGACGCTTCGGGTATCTACGATGGGTACGAACAATTGGAAGAGCTGGGTAGAGGTCTTGCCAAGATACGTCCTACCAACTATGCACAATATGAGTTGTGGAAAGATTGTGGTGACGATATGCGTCATAACTCCAATAACTGGTTCGATAAATCACGTATCAAATATAATTTGCCGGCTTCAAAAGGGGGTAGTAGCAAATACTTCGGCCAACCGGTGGATCCTGCTTACTGTACGGATACCATGCGTTGTTACTTCTCTTTCCCGATTGTGAAGGTTCTGATTGACAAAGATGATCCAAATGCAGGAGGTAAAGTTCCTGTAGGTGGTTTCACAGACCAGTATATTTTCCGCCTTGCCGAGACTTACCTGAACAGAGCTGAAGCTTACTGGTGGTTGGGTAAGAATGATCTGGCTACTGAGGATGTGAATACAATCCGTCGTCGTGTGAATGCACCGGAACTTTCATCTGTTACATTGGAAGATATTCTGGATGAAAGAGCCAGGGAATTGTTCTTGGAAGACCATCGTAAGTCCGAGTTGACTCGTATTGCTTTCCTGAAAGCAGAAAAGGGTATAGATGGATATTCTCTTGATAACTTCTCTGAAAAGAACTGGTATTATGACCGTATCATGGAAAAGAATAATTTCTTTGCAACGGAATACTATTATTCAACCAATGCCTTTATCATGAAACCATATCATGTGTTGTGGCCTGTTCCGCGTAATGCTATAGAATCCAACACTCAAGGTCGTATCAATCAGAACTACGGTTACGATGGTTATGAAGATAATATTCCTGTAGAAGAACTTGAAAAAAGATATAATAATTGA
- a CDS encoding SusC/RagA family TonB-linked outer membrane protein, with product MKQKISKFFSDARIRMLLLFLISTVYIQAQSGRIVTGVVKDATGETVIGVNVTVKGNAALGTITDLDGKYSLSVPAQKSTLVFSFIGYQTQEKTIDANTKTLNVTLVEDSKLLDEVVVVGYGTMKRKDVTGAVAHVGDEVTKNRAATNALDFLVGTVPGVHITPSTEAGGGASGLLIRGKQSLKASTSPLIVLDGVVFYGNIGDINPNDIESMDILKDASSTAIYGSKGSAGVILINTKRGTSEKPIINVSTKIGVAQATFMPEMPTAEQYMQRRSDYYKTIDYFKPGDQQKGLGYYDNPDHLPEGVSRDQWAAYDPSFSGDYIETWMQRLEFNPIEVTNYKAGKFVDWMDLVYQNGLRQDYSASVSGKTARTNYYVSLGYTNNDGIVVGDQFRASRSRVNLDTEITKWLNIGLNAQFVHKGSDDIKADTGAAKAASPFGDVYEADGSIKVRPWDDNRVANPLLNRSVDDKYYRTQTFNSSVYGKLTLPFGFTWQTTFNVRYGWRKDYYFDSDIKPGVVAGGKAKRVDYSDYEWSIDNMLKWNRTFAKIHNFDFTFVYTAEKYQNWQSTGNNEGFQPNGALSYHGIQAGITPTVSANDEMQTGNGLLWRLNYSLMDRYLLTGSVRRDGFSAFGQNNPFGVFSTVAAGWRMSEEKFLKDVKWINNLKLRLSWGQTGNRDIGRYAAFSRLTITNVIQNGVNYKGVYPSSLANRDLKWETTTGFNLGVDFGLFNNRLSGSVELYKNKTNDLLMDRAMPEISGYGKIASNLGELANQGAELTLSSVNVNTRNVRWGTTFTYSTNKNEIKHLYGDMIDVLDAEGNVIGQREDDDVQNGWYIGHAIDEIYDYKWIGVWQLGEELEAAKYGKQPGDPRLLDVNNDGKINDDDKLWLGTKTPKHRMTLSSDLNLFKCINFSFVLRGEFGWMDIDNLPRNETNRFYNTSNSVWTEYWTPWNPNSKYARLGANIDSPGVNIYEKRNYVRMQNMALSYTFPKKLINKFMIDNLRFSINVDNAFVISKWRTSDPLTKAITPRIWTFGVDITL from the coding sequence ATGAAGCAGAAGATTTCAAAATTCTTTTCTGATGCGAGGATTAGGATGCTACTATTATTCCTGATCTCTACAGTTTATATTCAAGCTCAGTCGGGCAGAATCGTTACGGGTGTCGTTAAAGATGCCACGGGCGAAACAGTTATTGGAGTAAACGTAACTGTAAAGGGTAATGCTGCTTTGGGTACTATTACCGATTTGGACGGTAAGTATTCATTGAGTGTTCCTGCGCAAAAATCTACTTTAGTGTTTTCATTCATTGGTTATCAAACCCAGGAAAAAACAATTGATGCTAACACCAAAACTTTGAATGTTACGTTGGTTGAAGATTCTAAGTTGCTGGATGAAGTTGTTGTAGTTGGTTACGGTACAATGAAAAGAAAAGACGTAACAGGTGCTGTAGCACACGTTGGAGATGAAGTGACCAAGAACAGAGCTGCAACAAATGCTCTTGATTTCCTGGTAGGTACTGTACCCGGTGTGCATATAACACCTTCTACTGAAGCAGGTGGTGGTGCTTCCGGACTTCTGATTCGTGGTAAACAATCATTGAAGGCAAGTACTTCTCCTTTGATTGTTCTGGATGGTGTAGTATTCTATGGTAACATTGGAGATATTAACCCGAATGACATTGAAAGTATGGATATCCTGAAGGATGCCAGTTCTACTGCTATCTATGGTTCTAAAGGGTCGGCAGGTGTTATTCTTATTAATACTAAGAGAGGTACTTCTGAAAAGCCTATTATTAATGTAAGTACCAAAATCGGTGTGGCGCAAGCAACCTTTATGCCTGAAATGCCTACTGCCGAACAATACATGCAGAGACGTTCTGATTATTATAAGACAATCGACTACTTCAAACCGGGAGACCAACAAAAAGGTTTAGGCTACTATGATAATCCCGACCATCTGCCTGAAGGAGTTTCCCGCGATCAATGGGCTGCTTATGATCCCTCTTTCTCCGGTGATTACATTGAAACCTGGATGCAACGTTTGGAATTCAATCCCATTGAGGTTACCAATTACAAAGCCGGTAAATTCGTTGACTGGATGGACCTTGTTTACCAGAATGGTTTGAGACAAGATTACAGTGCGTCTGTTTCCGGAAAGACAGCGAGAACCAACTATTATGTCTCATTAGGATATACCAATAATGACGGTATTGTTGTAGGCGATCAGTTCCGTGCTTCAAGATCACGTGTGAATTTGGATACTGAGATTACAAAATGGCTGAATATCGGTTTGAATGCGCAATTCGTTCATAAAGGTTCGGATGATATTAAGGCGGATACAGGTGCAGCCAAGGCAGCCAGTCCTTTTGGTGATGTTTATGAAGCTGACGGAAGCATCAAAGTTAGACCTTGGGATGACAACCGCGTTGCCAATCCGTTGCTGAATCGTTCAGTAGATGATAAATATTATAGAACACAAACCTTCAACTCAAGCGTGTATGGTAAGTTGACTCTTCCGTTCGGATTCACTTGGCAGACTACTTTCAACGTACGTTATGGTTGGAGAAAGGATTATTATTTTGATTCTGATATCAAACCGGGTGTGGTAGCCGGTGGCAAAGCAAAACGTGTGGACTACTCTGACTACGAGTGGAGCATTGATAATATGCTGAAGTGGAACCGCACTTTTGCTAAAATACATAACTTTGATTTTACCTTTGTGTATACTGCTGAAAAATATCAGAACTGGCAAAGTACGGGAAACAATGAAGGTTTCCAACCGAATGGTGCATTGAGTTATCATGGCATTCAGGCCGGTATTACTCCTACTGTCAGCGCAAACGATGAAATGCAGACTGGTAATGGTTTATTATGGCGTTTGAACTACTCTTTGATGGACCGTTATTTGCTGACCGGTTCTGTACGTCGTGATGGTTTCTCTGCTTTTGGACAGAACAATCCTTTCGGTGTATTCTCTACAGTTGCTGCCGGATGGCGTATGTCAGAAGAAAAGTTCTTGAAGGATGTGAAATGGATTAATAACCTGAAGCTGCGTCTCTCTTGGGGACAGACCGGTAACCGTGACATCGGTCGTTATGCCGCTTTCTCAAGATTGACTATTACCAATGTTATTCAGAATGGTGTAAACTATAAAGGTGTATATCCTTCAAGTTTGGCCAACAGAGATTTGAAATGGGAAACGACTACCGGTTTTAACCTCGGTGTCGACTTCGGGTTGTTCAACAACCGGTTAAGCGGTTCTGTGGAACTTTATAAGAATAAAACGAACGATTTGTTGATGGACCGTGCCATGCCCGAAATCTCCGGATACGGTAAGATTGCCTCCAATCTGGGAGAACTTGCCAATCAGGGTGCTGAGTTGACTTTGTCAAGTGTAAACGTGAATACCCGGAATGTACGTTGGGGTACTACCTTCACTTATTCTACTAACAAGAATGAAATCAAACATCTGTATGGTGATATGATTGACGTGCTGGATGCAGAAGGTAACGTTATCGGCCAGCGTGAGGATGATGATGTACAGAACGGCTGGTATATCGGACATGCTATTGATGAGATCTATGATTATAAGTGGATTGGCGTATGGCAACTGGGTGAAGAACTGGAAGCTGCAAAATATGGTAAACAACCGGGTGACCCGAGATTGCTGGATGTCAATAATGATGGTAAGATTAATGACGATGATAAACTTTGGTTGGGTACAAAGACTCCGAAACATCGTATGACATTGAGCAGTGACCTGAATCTGTTCAAATGTATCAACTTCTCTTTCGTACTGCGTGGAGAATTCGGCTGGATGGATATTGATAATCTGCCAAGAAACGAAACTAATCGCTTCTACAATACTTCAAACTCTGTTTGGACTGAATATTGGACGCCCTGGAATCCAAATTCAAAATACGCCCGTTTAGGTGCGAACATTGATAGCCCGGGTGTGAATATTTACGAAAAGAGAAACTACGTAAGAATGCAGAATATGGCATTGTCTTATACATTCCCGAAGAAGCTGATTAACAAGTTCATGATTGATAACCTGAGATTCAGTATCAATGTGGATAACGCTTTCGTTATCTCTAAGTGGAGAACTTCCGATCCTTTGACTAAGGCTATCACTCCACGTATCTGGACATTCGGTGTAGACATTACCTTATAA
- a CDS encoding MGH1-like glycoside hydrolase domain-containing protein yields MKRYLMIFLAAFMAFHYMGASLPSQVDSHDIASLHAWGPYSKRYAGISHIPDMSKGIRFDFSVMPGYYRNRQLVPHVLFESSYYPWEINPEVNRITYRYELEWKDKVYTDVTYYVLDDNRTLVGIHCVNNTGMPQNLVLNQMAYIDYPETYPQVTATGASRLQWYNAIDYMENEPVRKSPQYRLVYDGWRRNEERSALSLDGSILGRGFGRSEGDRLSYQVNILPDQENGAIGIRFKVKKGENAVLQLKGLVEQSVTLKGTGEFSFVSVPYQNKKAGEYKLELISGSTVEIGLDGFFIGSADDISNVKVVRTPIPFTPAMEVGKSKKDFILKYKDCENYYGVAWNHQHSEVREILNGELESFFRRKVHDHVSSRLVGDRKWHYTNAFLRPVVLEPDSEQTIYMLVCTGDKEQVQQELQSFHSTPDKLIAQVKSTEGAKSKDKVLPGGEKYLLGNRLLQASLLSNIVYPVYTQKEYIRHFTPGKNWNSLYTWDSGFIALGLIDVDPAKAFECIKAYTTPVGSESAFIHHGTPLPIQMYAYADLWNNSLSRETLEFLYPRLKQFFNFMVGNDPYSTTRMKGSGLLRTWDYFYNSGGWDDYPPQHARGGNKLVTPVVTSAYYLRAAKILRLAAKELGLKKDMKEYEQVIGRLSNALQTYSWDEESGYFGYVLHDSLENAKEILRYKDRSNFNKGLDGVTPLTAGICSPDQVNRLVGHLFSPDELWTKVGISTVDQSASYYKVDGYWNGAVWFPHQWVMWKTLLDLGKGEEAYRVAHTALDNWEKECAASYFTFEHFIISSGRGAGWHQFSGLSSPILNWFAAYYKPGKVSTGFEVWITKSEFNSTCSGYKADISFDDSTKAHERCMIVCMDAGYKYEVLFNGKSVKSRSDHPGMLEITLPATNKTGELIIRALN; encoded by the coding sequence ATGAAACGATATTTGATGATATTTTTGGCCGCTTTCATGGCTTTTCACTATATGGGGGCTTCTTTGCCCTCCCAGGTGGACAGCCATGATATAGCGTCTTTACATGCATGGGGACCTTATTCCAAACGCTATGCAGGCATCTCGCACATACCTGATATGAGTAAAGGAATACGTTTTGATTTCTCCGTGATGCCCGGATATTATCGGAATCGCCAGTTGGTGCCGCATGTCCTGTTTGAATCGTCTTACTATCCATGGGAGATAAATCCGGAGGTGAATCGCATCACTTACAGGTATGAATTGGAATGGAAAGACAAGGTTTATACGGATGTCACTTATTACGTGTTGGATGATAACCGTACGCTGGTCGGAATACATTGTGTCAACAATACAGGGATGCCTCAGAATCTGGTTCTGAACCAGATGGCTTATATAGACTATCCTGAGACGTATCCGCAGGTAACTGCTACAGGAGCATCGCGGCTGCAATGGTATAATGCCATTGATTATATGGAGAATGAACCTGTTCGGAAATCGCCTCAATACAGACTGGTATATGATGGGTGGCGGCGGAATGAAGAACGTAGCGCTTTGTCTCTTGATGGTTCGATTCTGGGGAGAGGCTTCGGTAGGAGCGAAGGTGACCGCCTGAGTTATCAAGTGAATATCCTTCCGGATCAGGAAAACGGAGCCATAGGCATCCGATTTAAGGTAAAGAAGGGAGAGAACGCTGTACTACAGCTGAAAGGACTGGTAGAACAATCTGTTACTCTGAAAGGTACGGGAGAATTTTCTTTCGTATCAGTTCCTTATCAGAATAAGAAGGCGGGAGAATACAAACTGGAACTTATTTCGGGCAGTACCGTTGAAATCGGTCTGGATGGATTCTTTATAGGCAGTGCGGATGATATCAGCAATGTAAAAGTAGTCCGTACGCCGATACCTTTTACTCCTGCAATGGAAGTAGGTAAAAGCAAGAAAGACTTTATCCTGAAGTACAAAGACTGTGAAAACTATTATGGGGTGGCTTGGAACCATCAGCATTCGGAAGTTCGGGAAATACTGAACGGTGAATTGGAATCTTTCTTCCGGAGAAAGGTGCACGATCATGTCTCGTCAAGGCTGGTTGGAGATAGGAAGTGGCACTATACGAATGCTTTTTTGCGTCCTGTCGTGCTGGAACCAGATTCTGAACAGACCATTTACATGTTGGTATGCACAGGAGATAAGGAACAGGTACAACAAGAATTGCAGAGTTTCCATTCAACTCCGGATAAACTGATTGCGCAGGTTAAATCTACGGAAGGTGCAAAGTCTAAGGATAAAGTGTTACCGGGCGGAGAGAAGTATCTTCTGGGAAATCGTTTATTGCAAGCCTCGCTTTTATCGAATATCGTATATCCGGTTTATACGCAGAAAGAGTACATCAGGCATTTCACACCGGGCAAGAACTGGAATAGTCTTTATACTTGGGATTCCGGATTCATTGCACTGGGACTGATTGATGTGGATCCGGCTAAGGCTTTCGAATGCATCAAGGCCTATACAACTCCGGTAGGGAGTGAATCGGCTTTTATTCATCATGGCACTCCATTGCCTATCCAGATGTATGCTTACGCTGATTTGTGGAACAATAGCCTGTCACGTGAGACCTTGGAATTCTTATATCCCCGACTGAAACAGTTCTTTAACTTTATGGTTGGAAACGATCCTTACTCTACTACCCGGATGAAAGGTTCCGGTCTGCTTCGCACCTGGGATTATTTCTATAATTCCGGTGGATGGGACGATTATCCGCCTCAGCATGCACGTGGGGGGAATAAACTGGTGACTCCTGTAGTTACTTCAGCTTATTATCTGCGGGCTGCGAAAATACTGCGCCTGGCGGCAAAAGAGTTGGGACTGAAAAAGGATATGAAAGAATATGAGCAGGTAATCGGACGACTGTCGAATGCTTTGCAAACCTACTCTTGGGACGAAGAAAGCGGATATTTTGGGTATGTGCTCCATGATTCCTTGGAGAATGCGAAAGAAATCTTACGGTATAAGGACCGGTCGAACTTTAACAAGGGGTTGGATGGAGTGACTCCTTTGACAGCAGGTATCTGTTCTCCGGATCAGGTAAATAGGTTGGTGGGACATCTGTTTTCTCCCGATGAGTTATGGACAAAAGTAGGAATTTCAACGGTAGACCAGTCTGCGTCTTATTATAAAGTAGATGGGTATTGGAATGGTGCCGTATGGTTTCCCCATCAGTGGGTAATGTGGAAAACTCTTTTAGATTTAGGTAAGGGAGAAGAAGCCTACCGGGTGGCGCATACAGCCCTGGATAATTGGGAAAAGGAATGTGCAGCAAGCTATTTTACGTTTGAGCATTTCATTATCTCTTCGGGAAGAGGAGCGGGGTGGCACCAGTTTTCCGGACTTTCATCACCTATTTTGAATTGGTTTGCTGCCTATTATAAGCCGGGTAAAGTTTCTACCGGCTTTGAGGTCTGGATTACGAAGAGCGAATTCAATAGTACTTGTTCTGGATATAAGGCTGATATCTCTTTTGACGATTCGACAAAGGCTCATGAGCGTTGTATGATTGTCTGCATGGATGCAGGATATAAGTATGAAGTATTGTTCAATGGTAAGTCTGTTAAATCCAGATCTGACCATCCCGGAATGTTAGAAATCACATTACCGGCTACTAATAAAACCGGTGAACTTATAATTCGGGCTCTTAATTAG